GCCGAGGAGGGGGCCGAGGCCGACACCGCCAGCCTCCAGGTGCTCGAGATCGCCATCGACACCCCTGACGAGGCAGGCCTGACCCCCTTCTGGGTCGCGGTCCTCGGCGGCGAGGCCGACGACAGCGGGGTGAGCAGCCCCACGGGTGACGTGCCGGGGCTGTGGTTCCAGCAGACCGAGGTCCACGACGAGCCGCGGCAGCGCTTCCACCTCGACGTCTGGGTGCCTCCCGAGCAGGTCCAGCCCCGTATCCACGCCGCGCTCGCGGCCGGCGGGACCCTCGTCAGCGACGCCGAGGCCCCGTCGTTCTGGGTGCTGGCCGACCCCGAGGGCAACAAGGCGTGCCTGTGCACGTGGCAGGACCGCGGCTGACCGCTCACGGCGATCCGCCGCTCCCGTGGACCCAGCGATAGACTCGCCGGTCATGGGTTATCTGGAGTCGATCGCGTCGCCGCGGGACCTGCGTGAGCTCACGCCGGAGCAGCTCGCGGCCCTCGCGAGTGAGATCCGGGACTTCCTGGTCCGGACCTGCTCGCGCACCGGCGGGCACCTCGGCCCCAACCTCGGGGTCGTCGAGCTGACGATGGCGATCCACCGCGTCTTCGACTCCCCGACCGACCGCGTCGTCTTCGACACCGGCCACCAGGCCTACGTCCACAAGCTGCTGACCGGTCGGATGGCCGGCTTCGAGAAGCTGCGCCAGGAGGGGGGCGTCAGCGGCTACCCCAGCCAGGCCGAGTCGCCCCACGACGTGGTGGAGAACTCCCACGCCTCCACGGCGCTGTCCTACGCCGACGGTCTCGCCAAGGCCTACACCGTGCGTGGAGAGGGTCGCCACGTCGTGGCCGTGATCGGCGACGGCGCGTTGACCGGCGGCATGGCGTGGGAGGCCCTCAACAACATCGCCATCGCGAAGAACAGTCGGCTGGTCATCGTCGTCAACGACAACGGTCGCTCCTACACCCCGACCATCGGCGGCCTGGCGACCGCGCTGACCAGCCTGCGGACGAGCCCGCGCTACGAGGCGGTCCTCGAGCTGATCAAGAAGCGGCTCAACGCGGTGCGGGGGATCGGCCCCGCGACGTACGACGTGCTCCACGCGGTCAAGAAGGGCATGAAGGACGCGATCGCGCCGCAGGGCCTCTTCGAGGACCTCGGCCTGAAGTACGTCGGCCCCGTCGACGGGCACGACCTGGCCGCCATGGAGCAGGTGCTCGAGAAGGCCAAGCGCTTCGACGGCCCGGTGATCGTGCACGCGCTGACCCGCAAGGGGTTCGGCTACGACGCCGCCGAGCAGCACGAGGCCGACCAGTTCCACTCGCCCGGTCCGTTCGACCTCGAGACGGGGGAGGAGAACCCCAAGGGCGAGATCTGGACCGACGTCTTCGCCGACGAGATGGTCCGCGTCGGCCGCCGCCGCAAGGACGTCGTCGCCATCACCGCCGCGATGATGCACCCGGTGGGGCTCGACCGATTCGAGGCGCACTTTCCGGAGCGGACCTTCGACGTCGGGATCGCCGAGCAGCACGCGGCGACCAGCGCCGCCGGGCTCGCGATGGGTGGCCTGCACCCCGTCGTCGCGGTCTACGCCACGTTCCTCAACCGCGCCTTCGACCAGGTGCTCATGGACTGTGCGCTCCACCGCTGCGGCGTCACCTTCGTCCTCGACCGATCCGGCGTGACCGGCGACGACGGTGCGAGCCACAACGGCATGTGGGACATGTCGGTGCTCCAGGTCGTCCCGGGTCTGCGGCTGGCCGCTCCCCGTGACGCGACGCGGCTGCGCGAGCTGCTCGGCGAGGCGGTCGACGTCGACGACGCCCCCACCGTGGTGCGGTTCCCCAAGGGGCCGCCGCCCGAGGACCTCGAGGCCGTCGACCGGGTGGGCGGCGTCGACGTGCTGCTGCGCAACGGCGCGCGGGACGTGCTCGTGGTCGGGGTCGGCTCGATGGCGGCGACCGCGGTCGACGTGGGCGAGCGGCTGGTCGCCCAGGGCATCGGCGTGACGGTCGTCGACCCGCGTTGGGTCAAGCCGGTCGACCCCGCGCTGGTCGACCTCGCGGGTGACCACGACCTGGTCGTCCACCTCGAGGACAACGGGCGGGTCGGTGGCGTCGGCGCACGCCTGCTGCAGGAGCTCAACGACGCGGGCGTCACGACCCCGTTCCGGCTGCACGGCATTCCCCAGGAGTTCCTCGACCACGCCAAGCGCGCGGTGATCCTGGAGCGGATCGGCCTCGACGCCCAGTCGCTCGCGCGCGGCATCGTCGAGGACGTCACCGCGCTCGGCGAGGGCGCCGCGACCGTCGAGGTCCACCGGCAGCCCTGACCCGGCGCCGGGCTGCGGTCAGGTCGTGGGACCCAGCAGCGACTGGAGCAGCCGCCGGAAGGTCGCCAGCTGGGTCCGCATGTGGCGCGAGTCCCCGGTCGAGCGGCACAGCAGGTAGGCACCCTCGAACGTCACGAACAGGTGGTCGGCCAGCGCGTCCGCGTCGACGTCGTGGGCTCCCGTGGCGGCGAGCGCCTCCTTGAGGACCTCGGCGATCCGCACCCGCCAGGTCTCGACCGCCCGCACGATCTCGTCGCTGGTGCCGTCGTCGACCAGCTGCCGCTCGGTCAGCACCGCGACGTAGAGGCAGTTGGACTGCGCCGCCATGATCTCGTCGCCCAGGTCCTCGAAGTGGCGGACGATCGCCACCGCCCGCTCGGCGGGGTCGGTGAGGTGGGCGGTCGCCTCGAGGGAGCCCTCGAGCTGGGCGAGGTCGCCCTCGACGTACCGGTCGACGAGCGCGCGAGCGAGCTGCTGCTTGGAGGAGAAGTGGTGGAAGAAGGCGCCCTTGGAGCTCCCTGACCGGCTGAGGACCTGGTCGACCGAGGTGGCGGCGTACCCGTTCTCGATCACGAGGTGCTCGGCGGCGTCGAGGATCCGGGTGCGGGTGGCGGTTCCGTCGCGGGGCATGTAACCCGTTGTACCAGACCAAATAGTCTGGTACAAACAGACCGATCAGTCTGTTCTGTCAGGAGAATGCACCATGCCCGAGACCACCACCAGTGCCAGCACCACCGCGAGCCCGCTGCTCGCGCAGGGGCCGTTCGTCACCGACGGCGGCCTGGAGACCGACCTGCTCTTCCACCACGGCTTCGAGCTGCCCGAGTTCGCCTCGTTCCCGCTGCTCGAGGACGCCGCCGGCCGGAACGCCCTCGACGCCTACTACGACCAGTACGCCGAGATCGCCGCGGCGGCCGGCCAGGGGCTGATGCTCGAGACCCCCACCTGGCGGGCGAACCCCGACTGGGCGGACCGGATCGGCTACGACGCCGTCGCGCTCGACCGTGCCAACCGCTCGGCCGTGGCGCTCGTGCGCCGCGCCCAGGAGCGGTCGGGACTGGAGCGGACCCTCGTGGTGGGCGACCACGGTCCGCGGGGCGACGGCTACGTCGCCGGTCAGCGCGTGGACGCCGACGAGATGGCCGACTACCACGCCGTCCAGGCCCGGTCGTTCGCCGCGGAGGGGGTCGACCTGATCCACGCCATGACGATGACCACCCCGGAGGAGGGGATCGGGGTCGTCCGCGCCGCCCGCTCGGTCGGGGTGCCGGTCGCGGTGTCCTTCACCGTCGAGACCGACGGCCGGCTGCCCGACGGGACCCCGCTTCGCGACGCCGTGGTCCGGCTGGACGCAGAGGCGGCCCCCGACTGGTTCGGCGTCAACTGCGCCCACCCGACCCACCTCGCGCCGGCCCTCGACGGCGGCGCCTGGCAGCAGCGGATCGCCAGTGTGCGGCCCAACGCCTCGACCATGACCCACGAGGAGCTCGACGCGATGGAGGAGCTCGACGAGGGCGACCTCGACCTGCTCACCTCGTCCCTCGACGGGCTGCGGGGCTCGCTGCCCGCCCTGGCGGTCGTGGGCGGCTGCTGCGGCACCGACGCCCGGCACGTCGCAGCCCTCTGGGGAGTCTGACCGAGCGGTGAGCCGGGTCACTCGCCGCGGGGCGAGGGGGCCCGGCCCCGCGGTCGGGTCGTAGGATCGCGGCTGTGCCGGAGGAACTGTCGTGACCGAACCGACCCTGGTCCACATCGTCGACGACGTGCCCGAGCTCGAGGGGCTCGACCGGCTCCCGATGGTGCTCGTGCTCGACGGGTTCCTCGACGCCGGCAACGCGGCTGCCCGCGCGGCGCAGCACCTCGTCGACCTCGGCGAGAGCCGGGTGGTGGCGACCTTCGACGTGGACCAGCTCCACGACTACCGCGCCCGTCGGCCACCGATGTCGTTCGTGCGCGACCACTACGCCAACTACGACCCGCCCCGGCTGGTCGTCCGGCTGGTCCGGGACACCGGCGGGACGGCGTACCTCCTGCTCCACGGGCCCGAGCCCGACATCCGCTGGGAGGCCTTCGCGCGCGCCGTCCGCACCGTGGTGCAGCGCTTCGGCGTCACCACCGTGGTGTCGATGGGCTCGGTGCCGATGGCGGTGCCCCACACCCGCCCGATCGCGATCACCCACCACGCCAACAACGCCGAGCTGCTGACCGGGGAGAGCCCGTGGCGCGGCGAGCTGCGGATCCCCTCCAGCGCCCAGGCGCTGCTGGAGCTGCGGCTGGGGGAGTGGGGCCACGACGCCATGGGCTTCGTCGCGCACATCCCCCACTACCTCGCGCAGCTCGACTACCCCGCGGCGTCGATCTCGCTCCTCGAGCACCTCGAGATCGCCGCCCGGCTGACCGTGGACCTCTCGGGCCTGCGGGCCGAGGCGGAGGACCGCGAGGCCGAGATCACCCGCTACCTCTCGGCCAACGAGGACGTCGCCGACGTGGTCGCCGCCCTCGAGCGGCAGTACGACGCCTTCGAGCGTGCCGAGGACGGCGGGAACAGCCTGCTCGCGACCGACCAGCCGTTGCCGACCGGTGACGAGCTCGGTGCCGAGTTCGAGCAGTTCCTCGCCGGGCTCGACGGCCCCGACGAGGAAGACTGAGGGAGAGCGCCATGCCTGCGTCCACCGAGGAGCTCGTCGAGCTGCTCTCGCTCGAGGAGATCGACCGCAACCTCTTCCGCGGCAGGCAGCCCGACACCCACCTGCAGCGCGTGTTCGGTGGTCAGGTCGCTGCCCAGGCGTTGATCGCGGCGTGCCGGACCGTCGACCCGAAGTACCACGCCCACTCCCTGCACTCCTACTTCCTGCTGCCCGGCGACACCGCCGTGCCGATCGTCTACGACGTCGAGCAGCTGCGTGACGGGCGCTCCTTCGCCACCCGGCGGGTGGTGGCACGCCAGCACGGGCGGGCGATCTTCTTCCTCACGGCGAGCTTCCAGGTCGAGGAGGGCGGCTTCGAGCACCAGGACGCGATGCCCGAGACCGTGCCACCGGAGCATGGGGTCCCGCTGACCGACCTGGTCCGGGCGCGCGGCGAGGCGGAGGGCGACGCCTTCGCCCGGGAGTGGGCGGCGCTCGACGTCCGCTACGTCGGCATCCCCGGGAAGGGCCTGCCCGAGGACCCGGACCACCCGGCGCGGGCGCGGCTGTGGATCCGGGTCAACGGGGAGCTCTCCGACGACCCGCTGGAGCACCTCGCGGCGTTCACGTACGCGAGCGACCTGACCCTGCTCGGCGCGGCCCTCGTCCCGCACGGGGTGACGATCGGGACGCCCGGGCTGCAGCCGGCGTCCCTGGACCACGCGATGTGGTTCCACCAGGCCTTCCGGGCCGACGAGTGGTGGCTCTACGACCAGTACGCCCCGGCGGCGCAGGGCGCCCGGGGGCTGGCCATGGCGCGGGTCTTCACCCAGGACGGCCGGCTGGTCGCATCGGTGGCGCAGGAGGGCCTGATCCGGATGCACGCCACCGACTGACCCTGCCGTCGGCAACTACACGATTGTAGTTCCGGGACAGGCACCCACTGGCGGCCCTACGGTGGATCAGCCCTGTGACTCCTGAGCCCTGGTGAGGTTTCTGTGACTACTGCTCGTCGGCTGTGTGCGCGCCGTTCCCTCATCGGGCTGCTGGTGACCGGCCTGGTCACCGCGCCGACCGTCGCGGCCACCGCGAGCGACCCGACGCCGCTCGGCAGCGGGCCGGGGCTCGCGCCCGACCGCGCCTCCGAGCCGTTGACGGGGACGAGCGCGGCGGCACGGGCGTCCGCGGCCCCCGAGAGCCGGTTCCAGATGCCGTTCCCGTGCGGGCAGCAGTGGACCGGGAGCACCCGTGACAGCCACAGCCCGAGCCGGTACTCCGTCGACTGGAACCGCGCCGACGACGTGGACGACCCGGTCGTCGCCAGTGCCCCCGGCGTGGTCGTGCGGGCCGAGCGGCTGACGACGTCGTACGGCCACTGGGTCCGGATCGAGCACCCGAGCGGTGAGACGACGGTCTACGCCCACATGAACGACCTCACGGTGGCGCTCGGGCAGAGCGTCGACCAGGGCACGCAGATCGGCACCGTCGGCAACACGGGCAACTCCTTCGGCGCCCACCTGCACTTCGAGGAGCGCACCGCGGCGGGCAGCGTCCGCTGGCCGTGGTTCGACGGGAGCTCGTTCACGTTCGGTTCGACGCTCGCCTCCCGCAACTGCGTGGACGTGCCGCTGGCCGGAGACTTCCTGCGCGACGACAGGGCCGAGCTGGGCGTGTTCCGGCGCGGCACCCCGGCGCAGTTCCGGATCCGGCGGCCCGGCCGGAGGCCCCAGGTCATCGCGCTCGGTGCCGCCACCGACCAACCGGTCGTGGGCGACTGGGACGGCGACGGCCGCAGCGACGTCGGCGTCCGTACCCCGGCCACCCGCACCTTCACGCTCCGTACGGCCGCGGGCACCAGCCGGGTGGTGCTGGGCTACCAGCACGACCTCCCGATCGCCGGGGACTGGGACGGTGACGGGATCGACGACGTCGGCGTCCGCCGCGCGAGGTCGAACCGGTTCGTGATGCGCATGGCCGACGGCACGACGACGGGCGTCCAGCTCGGTGACGTCGACGACCTGCCGGTGACCGGCGACTGGGACGGTGACGGCGTCACCGACCTGGGCGTCTACGACCAGGCGTCTGCGACCTTCACGCTGCGGATCACCGACGAGGACGGCCTGGTGTGGACGGCGTCGGTCCCCTTCGGCCAGCCCGGTGACCTGCCGGTGACCGGCGACTGGGACGCCAACCTCAAGACCGACGTGGGCGTCTGGACCCCCACGACCGGTGTCTTCGCCCAGCGCCGTGCCACCGCACCGACCGCGGCCCGGTCGACCACGTCCACGATCGTCTTCGGCAACCCGCGCTGACCCGGAGCGCGGTTGCGCTCTCGGTGAACGCGGCTTCCGTACGCCGGCCGCAGCCAGCAGCATCTGCCGCATGAGACTCCTCGTCCTCGGCGGCACCCACCACGTCGGGCGCGCCGTCGTCGAGACCGCGCTCGACCGCGGTCACGACGTCGTCACCCTCAACCGCGGCGTCAGCGGCGTGACCTCGCCCGACGTCGACGCGCGTCACGCCGACCGGCTCGACCCGGAGGCGATGGCGAGCGCCCTGGGAGACGACTCCTTCGACGCCGTCGTCGACACCTGGTCGTCGGGGCCGGTGGCCGTCCGTGACGCTGCCCGGCTGCTCTCGGGGCGGGCGGGCCACTACACGTACGTCTCCTCGCGCTCGGTCTACACCTGGCCGCCGGCGATGGGCACCGACGAGTCCGCACCCGTCGTCGAGGCCGATCCCTCCTCCACCGACGCCGTCGACTACGCGGCGGCCAAGCGGGGCGGCGAGCTCGCGACCGAGGAGTTCGACGGGCCGGTCGCGCTGCTGCGTGCCGGCCTGATCCTGGGGCCGTACGAGATCGTCGGCCGGTTGCCGTTCTGGCTGACCCGGATCAGGCGGGGAGGCCGGGTGCCGGCCCCCGGGCCCCGCGAGCGCCCGCTGCAGCTGATCGACGCCCGCGACCTGGCGGCGTGGGTCGTCGACCACCGGCCGGTCGGGACCTTCAACACCGTCAGCCGTTCCGGCCACGCCACGATCGGGGACGTGCTCGAGGCCTGCGTCGACGCCACGGGCGCGGACGCCGACCTGGTGTGGCTCGCCCCGGAGGTGGTCGAGGCCTCCGGCGTGCAGCCGTGGACCGAGCTGCCGATCTGGGTGCCGCCGACGGGGGAGTACGCCGCCCTCCACGACTGCGACGTGTCGGCGGCCGAGGCGGCGGGACTGCGCTGCCGGCCGGTCACCGAGACGGTCACCGACACCTGGGCGTGGCTCCAGCGCGAGGGTCTCCCGGCGCAGCCAGCCGACCGCCCAGCCACCGGCATGGACGCCGCCGCCGAGCAGCGCCTGTGGGAAGCGGCCTCTGGTCTCGGGTAACGGCGGATCGGATGCCCTCGCTGTGGCCCGTGTGGAGCGCCGCGGATCCGCCGTTACCCAAGCAGAGCGGGCCGGGTCAGCGGCGAAGGGTGCGGGCGCCGCCGACGACCGGGAGGGTCAGCGAGCTGCGCCCGGGACTCACGGTGAGCTCGGTGCCCGGGTCGGGGCGCACGGTGAACTGCTGGTCGGTCGACACCACGACCAGACCGATCCGGTGACCCGCCGGGAAGACGTGGTCGTCGGGCTCGAGCTCCCAGCGGAACGTGTACTCCCGTCCCTGCTGGATCGGCGTGCTGCGGTCCACGCTCCTGCGGTTCTGCACGTCGGTCCAGCCCCGCGTCACCATCACGGGCGGTGCGGTGCTGCCGACCGGGCCGTAGTCGACGACGACGGCGGTCAGGTTGGCGGCGTATCGGTTGTCGACCGACGCGCGCAGCGACACCTCCGGCGTGCCGGACAGGTGCGCCGCCCGTCGGAGCGGGGGCGAGAGGTAGGCGAGCCGGTGGGGGTTCGCGGTGTCGGGACCCTGGATCAGGCTCGCGTCGGTGTTGAGCGCACGACCGTTGTCGGTGAAGGACTGCCTCGGGCGGGGGCCGGAGGACTGCGGTCGCAGGTCGAGGGTCCCGGGCTCGGCGGCCTGCGTGGCGCCGAGGTGGAGGGTGGCCGGGCGCGAACCGGGGGCCGGCCAGTCGGCGTACTGCTCGTAGGTGCCGTCGGGGCGCTGGACGTCGGCGCGGGGCTCGTCCATGACGCCGTTGGGGACGCCGAAGAGCCAGTGGGCCATCCACCGGTTGAGCGTGTCCTGGTAGCCCGAGGTGCTGCCCGGTCCGCCGTGACCGCCGTTGTGCAACCAGATCTTGCGCGGCACGCGGGCGTCGCCGAGCTCCTCCCACCAGCTGGCGAAGGCGCGGGGCATCACGTTGTAGTCCCCGAGGCCGTGCACGACGAAGACGCTGGCCTGCACGTCGTCGGCCTTCGGGAGGTAGTCACGGGCGGCCCAGTAGGCGTTGTAGTCGCCGGTGACCCGGTCCTGGCGCGCGAGCATCTCCTCCACGACGTGGCGGCACTTCTCGACGCGGGTGGGGCCGTTGACGTAGTCGGCGAGCACGTCGAGGTCCTCGCCGAGGTAGGCGTTCGTGCCCACACCCGAGCGTGCGGAGTGCGGAGCCCTGACCAGCCCGTTGGCCCGGTAGTAGTCGTACCAGCTGGCGATGGCCGAGACCGGCACGATGGTGCGCAGGCCCTCGACCCCCGTGGTCGCGACCTGGTTCGGCAGGGTGCCGTTGTAGGACACGCCCGTCATCCCCACGTCGCCGGTGGTCCAGTCGGCCTCCACCGGGTTGCCGGCCTCGTCGTACGCCGCGGCGCGGCCGTTGAGCCAGTCGATGACCGCCCGGGTGCCGAGCGTCTCCTTCATGTCGCCGACCGTCGCGCAGCCGTCGGAGAAGCCGGTCCCGATGCTCTCGCCGAGCACGACGGCGTACCCGCGGGGCACCCAGTAGTTGTCCAGGCTCCCGGGCAGGTCCGGCTTGCTGACCGGGGTGGCGGAGAACGGCGAGACGGAGCTGCGCGGCTGGATCCCCTCCTGGGGCATCCGGGCGAAGTCGACGCCGTGGTTGACGCCGCCCCCGGTGTTGGAGCGGTAGGGGCTGTGCTCGAAGATCACCGGCACCTCGATGCCCTCGGTCTCGGTCTCCGCCGGCCGCGACAACCGGATCCGCACCCGGTCGTTCCGGCCGTCGAGGTCGGAGTCGACGGTGGTCTGCACCCACAGCGTCTCCTCCACCGCCTCGGCGAGGTCGAACTGCGGCTGGGTCATCCCGTCCTCGACCTGCAGCCAGGGGGGTGGCGCCGGGCGGTCAGAGCGCCGGGGCGCCGCCTCCGCCGGGGTCAGGGCGACCAGCGCCAGGGCGGATGTGAGCACGAGCGCGACGAACCGACGCATGAGCGGCCTCCCGAGAGTGTGAGCCAGTGGTCGACACCCTAGGGTCGGAGACAGCGTCTGAGAAGGCGCTCCTCAGGCTCGCGTGGCGCGGCCGACGAGGTGGGGAGCGCCGTCCTTCGGGCTGGTGAGGGCGAAGGCCTGGCCGCCCTCGACGGCCTCGTGGCCGAAGGCGACCGTGCCGGGCAGCAGGATCGGCTTCTTGAAGGCGGCCTCGACGGTGACCGCGTCCGGCAGCCGGTTGTCCAGGGCCGCGACGCACCGAGCCAGGCTCCACATGCCGTGGGCGATCTGGCGCGGGAAGCCCAGCGCCTTCGCCGTCAACGGGTAGAGGTGGATGGGGTTGCGGTCGCCCGACACCCCGGCGTAGCGGCGCCCGAGGTCGCCGGGGAGCCGCCACTCGACAGTGCCGGTCGGGGTCCGGTCGATGGACAGACCGGGAGCAGCGGACTCCTCGCCCCGGCCACGACGGAGGTAGGTCGACGTGGACTCCCACACCGGTGCGCCGTCCGCGCGCACGTCGGCCACGAAGTCGACGACCGTGCCCTTGGCGTGCGGCCGTGGGTGCGAGACCCGGACCGCGACGTCGACGACCTCGCCCGCGCGGAGCGGGCGGCGACTGGTGATGGCGTTCTCGAGGTGCACCGTCCCGATCGCGGGGTAGGGGAACCGCGGGTCAGTCATCGCCTCCATGTGCAGGGGGAAGGCGAGCAGGTGGGGGTAGGGGAGCGGCACGGTGTCGCGGGCCTCGAAGCCACAGACCCGGGCGTACGCCGCCACGTGCTCGCGCTCGATCCGGACCCCGCTGCGCGTGAACGACAGGGTGCTCGGGTCGGCCGAGGGGTCCTTGCGGACCCCGGGGAGCTGGTTGACGACCGGGATCGAGGGGAGTGCCGCGCGGAGGATCGTGGGGATCACTACGCCCCCAGCATCATCTGGCCGCAGACGCGCACCACGTTGCCGCTGACGGCGGTGGAGCCGGGGCTGGCGTACCACGCGATGGTCTCGGCGACGTCGACCGGCAGTCCGCCCTGCGACATCGCGTTGAGCCGCTGCCCGACCTCGCGGGTCGCGAACGGCACCGCGGCCGTCATCTGGGTGATGATGAAGCCCGGGGCGACCGCGTTGACCGTGATGCCGTTCGACAGCTCGTCCTCGAGGCTGTCGACCAGGCCGATCACGCCCGCCTTGGAGGCGGCGTAGTTGGTCTGGCCGACGTTGCCGGCGATGCCCGCGATCGAGGCGACGCCGATGATCCGGCCGTTGTCGTTGACGACGCCCTGGTCGAGCAGCTCGCGGCTGATCCGCTCGGGGGCGACGAGGTTGACGTTGAGGACGGCGTCCCAGCGGGCCGCGTCCATGTTGGCGAGCTTCTTGTCCTTGGTGATGCCGGCGTTGTGGACGACGACGTCGACCCCGCCGTGCTTCTCCTTCAGGTGGCGCGCGATCCGCTGCGGCGCGTCCTTGGCGGTGATGTCGAGCGTGAGGTGGTCGCCGTCGAGCTCGCCCATCAGGGCCTGGAGCTCGCTCGCCGCCTGGGGCACGTCGAGCCCGACGACGGTCGCTCCGTCGCGGTGGAGCACGCGCGCGATCTGCTCGCCGATGCCGCGGCTGGCGCCGGTCACGAGCGCGACCCTGCCGGCGAGCGGCTGCTGCCAGTCCGCGACCTCGGCCGCCTCGTGGCCGTGCGTCCCGATCCGGATCACCTGGCCCGAGACGTACGCCGACTTCGGCGACAGCAGGAAGCCGAGCGTGGACGAGACCGCCCCCTCGGCCTTCTCGGCGACGTAGACGAGCTGGACGGTGCCGCCGCGTCCGATCTCCTTGCCGAGCGAGCGGGTGAACCCCTCGAGTGCGCGCTGCGCGACCCGCTCGCTGCCGGTGACCTGCTCGGGCGGGGTCCCGAGCACGACCACCCGCGGGCAGGTCTGCAGGCTGCGCAGCAGCGGGGTGAAGAACTCGCGGAGCGCACCGAGCTGGCCGGCGTCGGTGAGGCCGGTGGCGTCGAAGACCAGGCCGGCGTACTTCTCGGCGGCGTCGGCGCTCGTGGTGGTCGCGATGCCGAGCAGGTCCATCACCCCGGGCAGCGACTCGACGAGCCGGCCGGTGCCGCCGACCACGACGGTGCCGTCGACCAGCGGGTCGCCCGCCTCGTAGCGCCGCAGCGGCGTCGGGCTGGGCAGGCCCAGGTTCTTCACCAGCAGCTGGCCGATCGGGGTCTGCACGAAGCCTTGGTAGCGATCACTCATGGTGGTGTTGTAACTCCCTGTGACACTCGGTGTCCACACGTTGTGGGATCGGACTCGCGTGACGTGGGACTCAGGCGGTTTCGTCGAAGGTTACTCGTGGGTCACAATGGCCGGCATGGAGACCTCGACTCGTCGCGTCGCCGTGCTCGGCGGCAACCGGATCCCGTTCGCCCGTTCCAACACCGCGTACGCGGATGCCTCCAACCAGGAGATGCTGACCGCGGCCGTCGACGGCCTCGTGACCCGTTTCGGGCTCGAGGGCGAGCGACTGGGCGAGGTCGTGGCCGGCGCCGTGCTCAAGCACGCCCGCGACTTCAACCTCACCCGCGAGGCGGTGCTGGGCTCGAGGCTGTCGGCCGAGACCCCGGCCACCGACATCCAGCAGGCGTGCGGCACCGGCCTGCAGGCGGCGATCCAGGTCGCCAACAAGATCGCGCTCGGCCAGATCGACGCCGGCATCGCCGGCGGCACGGACACCACCTCCGACGCGCCGGTGGCCATCAGCGACAAGCTCCGCAAGAAGCTGATGAAGGTCAACGCGGCGCGGGACACCGCCGGCCGGATCAAGGCACTGGGTGCCATCCGGCCGAACGACATCGGCCTGGAGGTCCCGCAGAACGGTGAGCCCCGCACCCGGATGTCGATGGGCGAGCACGCCGCGCTCACCGCGCTGGAGTGGCAGGTCGGTCGTGACGAGCAGGACGCGCTGGCGGCGACGTCGCACCAGCGGCTGGCCGCGGCGTACGACGCCGGCTTCCTCGACGACCAGCTCACGCCGTTCCGCGGCCTGGAGCGCGACAACAACCTGCGGCCGGAGTCGTCGGTGGAGAAGCTCGCCACCCTCAAGCCGGTCTTCGGCAAGGGCCAGGCCGCGACCATGACGGCCGGCAACTCCACGCCGCTGACCGACGGCGCCTCGGCGGTGCTGCTCGCCTCCGAGGAGTGGGCCGCCGAGCACGACCTGCCGGTGCTGGCCTGGTTCACGGCGTACGAGACGGCCGCGGTGGACTACGTCCACGGTGCCGAGGGGCTGCTGATGGCGCCGGCCTACGCCGTGCCGCGGATGCTCGCGCGCGAGGGCCTGACGCTGCAGGACTTCGACTTCTACGAGATCCACGAGGCGTTCGCCTC
This genomic interval from Nocardioides euryhalodurans contains the following:
- a CDS encoding acetyl-CoA C-acetyltransferase, which encodes METSTRRVAVLGGNRIPFARSNTAYADASNQEMLTAAVDGLVTRFGLEGERLGEVVAGAVLKHARDFNLTREAVLGSRLSAETPATDIQQACGTGLQAAIQVANKIALGQIDAGIAGGTDTTSDAPVAISDKLRKKLMKVNAARDTAGRIKALGAIRPNDIGLEVPQNGEPRTRMSMGEHAALTALEWQVGRDEQDALAATSHQRLAAAYDAGFLDDQLTPFRGLERDNNLRPESSVEKLATLKPVFGKGQAATMTAGNSTPLTDGASAVLLASEEWAAEHDLPVLAWFTAYETAAVDYVHGAEGLLMAPAYAVPRMLAREGLTLQDFDFYEIHEAFASQVLSTLKAWEDPIFCKERLGLDAPLGSVDRAKLNVNGSSLAAGHPFAATGGRILATAAKLLDQQGSGRALISICAAGGQGVVAILEK